Proteins from one Algicella marina genomic window:
- a CDS encoding MarR family winged helix-turn-helix transcriptional regulator, with translation MDRIDSSLVALRRILRATELFGREIKKTAGVTPAQFRVLQIISEHGYATATTIALRMRVTQATVTSLVDKLVREEMVEREKSTADRRQINIHITSKGVKTVTEAPDPLQQRFVRKFSAMADWEQMMLVASLERVAAMLDAEEIDASPVLDTGDFKLSESD, from the coding sequence ATGGATCGCATCGACTCGAGCCTTGTCGCGCTTCGCCGTATCCTTCGCGCCACCGAACTTTTCGGCAGGGAAATTAAGAAAACCGCGGGCGTCACACCGGCGCAGTTCCGGGTGTTGCAAATTATTTCTGAACATGGATATGCGACGGCTACAACGATCGCACTCCGCATGCGCGTTACTCAAGCCACGGTCACGTCGCTTGTAGACAAGCTTGTGCGCGAAGAGATGGTCGAGCGTGAGAAATCCACGGCAGATCGGCGCCAGATCAACATTCATATCACGTCAAAGGGTGTGAAGACCGTCACTGAAGCTCCCGATCCCCTCCAGCAGCGCTTTGTACGCAAGTTCTCCGCGATGGCGGACTGGGAACAAATGATGCTGGTCGCAAGCTTGGAGCGTGTGGCGGCAATGCTTGACGCCGAGGAGATAGACGCATCGCCGGTACTGGACACCGGCGATTTCAAATTGTCCGAGAGTGACTAG
- a CDS encoding ketopantoate reductase family protein gives MAYRILILGASYGSLLGTKLLMAGHDVTLVCRSKTASLINSKGTDVRIKLRGEDEARAIRSNEQTGKLDAVVPANVDVDAYDLVALAMAEPQYGTEEIRALMTRIAKANIPCLSIMNMPPLAYLHRIPKLDANSLQSAYTCPEVWNDFEPGLVTLCSPDPQAFRVPGEGANILHVGLPTNFKAAAFQSPTHTLMLRELEQDIAEVRLDDSDVPVKLRVFNSLFVPFAKWSMLLTGNYRCVTTSGVRPIKEAVHSDLELSEAIYHHIDAIALRLGASEDDQVPFEKYARAANGLLKPSSVARSIDAGSTDVERVDLLVKLIGDQLGMSHEAVDEIASTIDSRLSQNRNVAA, from the coding sequence ATGGCATACCGAATTCTCATCCTCGGAGCGTCCTACGGGTCCCTGCTTGGAACAAAGTTATTGATGGCAGGGCATGACGTAACACTCGTTTGCCGTTCTAAGACTGCCAGCCTGATCAATTCCAAGGGCACGGATGTCCGCATCAAGCTGAGGGGCGAGGATGAGGCACGCGCCATCCGATCCAACGAGCAGACCGGCAAGCTCGATGCTGTCGTGCCAGCAAATGTTGATGTGGATGCCTACGATCTTGTCGCCCTCGCAATGGCTGAACCGCAATACGGTACGGAAGAAATCCGCGCCCTGATGACCCGCATTGCCAAGGCCAACATTCCGTGCCTTTCGATCATGAACATGCCGCCTCTGGCCTATCTCCACCGGATACCGAAACTGGACGCGAATTCTCTTCAGAGCGCGTACACCTGCCCCGAGGTCTGGAACGATTTCGAGCCAGGTCTCGTCACTCTTTGCAGCCCGGATCCGCAGGCATTCCGAGTCCCAGGCGAAGGTGCCAACATCCTGCATGTCGGCCTTCCGACAAACTTCAAGGCCGCGGCCTTCCAGAGCCCTACCCACACGTTGATGCTGCGGGAACTGGAACAGGACATAGCCGAAGTACGCTTGGACGACAGCGATGTGCCGGTCAAATTACGGGTGTTCAACAGCCTGTTTGTTCCCTTCGCCAAGTGGAGCATGCTACTGACAGGCAACTACCGCTGCGTCACCACGTCCGGCGTCCGCCCGATCAAGGAGGCCGTTCACAGCGATCTCGAACTTTCGGAAGCGATCTATCACCATATCGATGCCATCGCGCTGCGTCTCGGCGCATCTGAGGATGATCAGGTCCCGTTCGAAAAATATGCCCGTGCCGCCAATGGCCTGCTAAAACCTTCGTCTGTTGCCCGCTCTATCGATGCCGGCTCGACGGATGTGGAGCGGGTTGATCTGCTCGTGAAACTGATCGGCGATCAATTGGGTATGTCCCACGAAGCGGTGGATGAAATCGCGTCCACCATCGACAGCCGCCTTTCGCAAAATCGGAACGTCGCGGCCTAG
- a CDS encoding methionyl-tRNA formyltransferase: protein MRIVVHGQQAFGKAVLERLLERGENVVAVCCAPTKEGRPEDPLVEFAREKGLPVHQPASWKTPEALELMQSFEADVCMMAYVLLFVPEAVRDAPKYGTFQYHPSLCPEHRGPSSINWPIAMGKTRTGLTIFWPDDGLDEGPIMLQKTCEIGPDETIGDVYFNKLFPMGVDAMIEGLELVKAGVILKHDQRLDEGSYESWFKGDHAAVDWSKPVADVYNIIRAANPAPGASTTIKDQPVQLYDAERREGSGTPGEVVEVTDEGIVMQAEGGRVLIKRLKPQGGKKMSASEWFNSLG from the coding sequence ATGCGAATTGTAGTTCACGGCCAACAGGCCTTTGGTAAAGCCGTGCTGGAAAGACTTCTGGAGCGGGGCGAGAACGTCGTGGCTGTCTGCTGCGCCCCGACCAAGGAAGGCAGACCCGAGGATCCGCTGGTGGAATTCGCCCGCGAAAAGGGTCTGCCCGTCCACCAACCCGCGAGTTGGAAGACACCCGAAGCTCTGGAACTTATGCAGAGTTTCGAAGCAGACGTCTGCATGATGGCATACGTGCTTCTGTTCGTGCCGGAGGCGGTACGAGACGCCCCCAAATATGGAACGTTCCAATATCATCCGTCGCTCTGCCCCGAGCATCGTGGCCCGTCTTCTATCAACTGGCCTATCGCCATGGGCAAAACCCGTACCGGCCTAACAATCTTCTGGCCCGATGACGGGTTGGATGAAGGGCCGATCATGCTGCAGAAAACCTGTGAGATCGGACCGGATGAAACCATCGGGGACGTGTACTTCAACAAGCTGTTCCCCATGGGCGTCGATGCTATGATCGAAGGGCTCGAACTTGTGAAGGCCGGTGTCATCCTCAAGCACGATCAGCGTCTCGACGAAGGCTCCTACGAGAGCTGGTTCAAGGGCGATCACGCAGCTGTGGACTGGAGCAAGCCGGTTGCTGACGTCTACAACATCATCCGCGCGGCGAACCCAGCCCCCGGTGCCTCAACCACGATCAAGGATCAGCCGGTGCAACTCTACGATGCCGAGCGGCGCGAGGGCTCGGGCACGCCAGGCGAAGTCGTCGAAGTGACTGACGAAGGCATTGTCATGCAGGCGGAAGGCGGACGCGTGCTGATCAAGCGCCTTAAGCCGCAGGGCGGCAAGAAAATGTCGGCTTCAGAATGGTTCAACTCCCTCGGTTAA
- the ectA gene encoding diaminobutyrate acetyltransferase, whose amino-acid sequence MQHPRDLASVKIPCLRTPLSEDGADVWELVRSCKPLDENSMYCNMIQCDHFSETCVLAELRGEVVGWISAYVLPDDPDTLFIWQVAVSENARGMGLGTTMLQEILERDACEGVRRIQTTITADNEASWALFRKFGRLQGSPLDIQPHYKKSSHFQNRHQTENLVTIPLAESLANAA is encoded by the coding sequence ATGCAACACCCACGCGACCTTGCCAGCGTAAAGATTCCCTGTCTGCGGACGCCACTCTCAGAAGATGGCGCCGACGTCTGGGAATTGGTCAGGTCGTGCAAGCCTCTTGATGAGAACTCCATGTATTGCAACATGATCCAATGCGACCACTTCTCAGAAACCTGCGTTCTGGCAGAACTCAGAGGTGAAGTGGTCGGCTGGATTTCTGCATATGTCCTGCCCGACGATCCGGATACACTGTTCATCTGGCAAGTTGCCGTCTCGGAAAACGCCCGCGGAATGGGCCTCGGAACAACCATGCTTCAGGAGATTCTGGAACGAGATGCCTGCGAGGGCGTTCGACGCATCCAGACGACCATCACTGCCGACAACGAGGCATCTTGGGCACTCTTCCGCAAGTTTGGCAGACTGCAAGGTTCCCCACTGGATATTCAGCCACATTACAAGAAATCATCGCACTTCCAGAACAGGCACCAGACAGAAAACCTGGTGACCATTCCACTGGCCGAAAGCCTTGCGAACGCCGCCTGA
- a CDS encoding formate--tetrahydrofolate ligase, whose product MSDIEIARKANKKPIQEIGAKLDIPNEHLLPFGHDKAKISEEFIKSLADKPNGKLILVTAINPTPAGEGKTTTTVGLGDGLNAIGKKAAICIREASLGPNFGMKGGAAGGGYAQVVPMEDMNLHFTGDFHAITSAHNLLAAMLDNHIYWGNELDIDIRRIAYRRVMDMNDRALRDNVHNLGGVANGFPRQGGFDITVASEVMAILCLATDLKDLEKRLGDIIVAYRRDRSPVYCRDIKADGAMAVLLQQAMQPNLVQTLENNPAFVHGGPFANIAHGCNSVVATTTALKLADYVVTEAGFGADLGAEKFFDIKCRKAGLKPDAVVLVATVRAMKMNGGVAKADLGTENPDAVKAGCDNLGRHIENLKKFGVPLVVGINHFVTDTDAEVAAIQDYCKERGVDAVLNKHWADGGAGIKGTAEKVVELCEGGTADFKPLYPDDMPLAEKIETIAKEIYRADSVVLDGKIRDQLKQWEDAGYGNLPVCMAKTQYSFTTDPNRRGAPTGFDLPVREVRLSAGAGFIVAICGEIMTMPGLPRVPSAENIRINDKGEIDGLF is encoded by the coding sequence ATGTCCGATATCGAAATTGCCCGCAAAGCCAACAAGAAACCGATCCAGGAAATCGGCGCCAAACTGGACATCCCCAACGAACATCTGCTGCCCTTCGGCCATGACAAAGCCAAGATCTCAGAAGAGTTCATCAAATCGCTCGCCGACAAGCCAAATGGCAAGCTGATCCTCGTAACCGCGATCAACCCGACACCTGCGGGAGAAGGCAAGACTACCACAACGGTTGGCTTGGGCGATGGCCTGAACGCCATCGGTAAGAAGGCCGCGATCTGTATCCGCGAAGCTTCGCTCGGTCCCAACTTCGGTATGAAAGGTGGAGCAGCCGGCGGGGGTTACGCTCAAGTTGTGCCTATGGAGGACATGAACCTCCATTTCACCGGTGATTTTCACGCGATCACTTCAGCGCACAACCTGCTGGCAGCCATGCTCGACAACCACATCTACTGGGGCAACGAGCTGGACATCGACATCCGCCGCATTGCTTACCGTCGCGTGATGGACATGAATGACCGCGCTCTGCGCGACAACGTCCACAACCTCGGCGGCGTTGCAAATGGCTTCCCGCGTCAGGGCGGTTTCGATATCACCGTCGCGTCGGAAGTCATGGCGATTCTTTGCCTCGCAACCGACCTGAAGGATCTGGAGAAGCGTCTGGGAGACATCATCGTCGCTTACCGCCGCGACCGCTCCCCCGTCTACTGCCGCGACATCAAGGCAGACGGCGCCATGGCGGTTCTGCTTCAGCAAGCCATGCAGCCCAACCTGGTGCAGACGCTTGAAAACAACCCGGCCTTCGTTCATGGCGGCCCGTTCGCCAACATCGCACATGGTTGCAACTCGGTTGTGGCAACGACGACTGCACTGAAACTGGCCGACTATGTGGTAACCGAAGCAGGCTTCGGTGCCGACCTCGGGGCCGAGAAGTTCTTCGACATCAAGTGCCGCAAGGCTGGTCTCAAGCCGGATGCGGTGGTTTTGGTCGCGACGGTTCGGGCCATGAAGATGAACGGCGGCGTTGCCAAGGCCGATCTCGGTACCGAGAATCCGGACGCGGTGAAAGCCGGTTGCGATAACCTTGGGCGTCACATCGAGAACCTGAAGAAGTTTGGCGTCCCGCTTGTCGTGGGCATCAATCACTTTGTCACCGACACAGATGCCGAAGTTGCCGCGATCCAGGATTATTGCAAAGAGCGCGGTGTCGATGCCGTACTCAACAAGCACTGGGCCGATGGTGGAGCCGGTATCAAAGGTACGGCAGAAAAGGTTGTTGAGCTCTGCGAAGGCGGCACCGCTGACTTCAAGCCGCTCTACCCCGATGACATGCCTTTGGCCGAGAAGATCGAGACCATCGCCAAGGAAATCTACCGCGCCGACAGCGTGGTGCTCGACGGCAAGATTCGCGATCAGCTCAAGCAGTGGGAAGATGCCGGTTACGGCAACCTGCCCGTCTGCATGGCCAAGACCCAGTATTCCTTCACCACCGATCCGAACCGCCGCGGCGCACCTACCGGCTTCGATCTGCCGGTTCGCGAAGTGCGGCTCTCTGCCGGTGCCGGGTTCATCGTGGCAATCTGCGGTGAGATCATGACGATGCCGGGCCTGCCCCGCGTGCCGTCCGCTGAGAACATCCGCATCAACGACAAGGGTGAAATAGATGGCCTCTTCTGA
- a CDS encoding ectoine synthase translates to MIVRDFHEIAKTDQNRVVSDANWTSVRMLLADDGMGFSFHITFLEAGSEHTFEYKNHFESVYCMQGTGSIIDLASGETHAIKPGVMYALDKHDRHTLRADTELVMACCFNPPVTGNEVHREDGSYAAPETAEA, encoded by the coding sequence ATGATTGTCAGGGATTTTCACGAGATTGCCAAAACCGATCAGAACCGCGTTGTGTCCGATGCGAACTGGACCAGCGTGCGCATGTTGCTGGCAGATGACGGTATGGGCTTTTCCTTCCACATCACGTTTTTAGAAGCCGGTTCCGAGCACACGTTCGAATACAAGAACCATTTCGAAAGCGTATACTGCATGCAGGGGACCGGCTCGATCATCGATCTGGCCTCTGGTGAGACGCATGCGATAAAACCCGGCGTGATGTACGCGCTCGACAAGCATGATCGCCACACGTTGCGCGCAGATACCGAACTGGTAATGGCCTGCTGCTTCAACCCTCCGGTCACCGGAAACGAGGTGCACCGGGAAGATGGCTCCTACGCCGCTCCAGAGACCGCCGAGGCTTGA
- a CDS encoding tripartite tricarboxylate transporter permease, producing MEILGLLGDGMLLSLQPLNLALIFVGVTLGLFIGAMPGLGSVNGVAILLPITFLVPPSSAIIFLAAIYYGAMYGGAISSITLGIPGASTAVATTFDGRPLALKGRASLALVTAAIASFIGGSVANILFTLFAPLLASVALSFGPPEIFALMLLAFATFVGLGGDDIPKTIFSICLGLVLASVGFDQISGAPRLVFFDISGFLHGINFLVLAIGVYGIGEMIWTIDSTRGKITSTEAKMSVKGIVADSKEGMRRGWKGTAVGSFLGFFVGILPAAGATPGSLMSYGVAKMLAKNPQEFGQGHPGGVAAPEAANNSASTGAMLPMLTLGIPGSPTTAILLGGMVIWGLTPGPRLFVDQSEFVWGLIGSFYVSNVAAVVVNLAFIPLFIWMLRMPFTILAPIIFVLSVTGGYAATKDMHDVWLMLLFGLSAFFLRKFDYPLAPAVLAIVLGPIAEPTLRQSLLLSSGDPSIFFTRPIAGPITVIAIILILLPLLKLIKDRIGGKRANA from the coding sequence ATGGAAATCTTAGGACTTTTAGGCGACGGCATGCTGCTGTCACTGCAACCGCTCAACCTCGCGCTGATATTTGTCGGGGTTACGCTGGGGCTCTTCATCGGTGCCATGCCCGGGCTTGGCTCCGTCAACGGGGTGGCAATCCTCTTGCCAATCACCTTCCTGGTGCCCCCGTCCTCGGCAATCATCTTCCTCGCCGCCATCTACTACGGCGCGATGTACGGCGGGGCGATCAGCTCGATCACCCTTGGTATCCCCGGCGCATCCACGGCCGTGGCTACAACGTTCGATGGCCGGCCATTGGCCTTGAAGGGCAGAGCCAGCCTTGCGCTGGTGACAGCCGCGATTGCATCGTTCATCGGTGGTTCGGTCGCGAACATCCTCTTCACTCTGTTCGCTCCGCTGCTGGCATCGGTCGCGCTCAGCTTTGGGCCCCCGGAAATCTTCGCCCTTATGTTGCTGGCGTTCGCCACCTTCGTTGGACTTGGCGGTGATGACATCCCAAAAACGATCTTTTCGATCTGCCTCGGCCTCGTTCTGGCCTCTGTCGGCTTCGACCAGATTTCGGGCGCACCTCGCCTGGTGTTCTTCGACATCTCCGGCTTCCTCCACGGTATCAATTTCCTCGTACTGGCGATCGGTGTCTACGGGATCGGCGAAATGATCTGGACGATCGACAGCACTCGCGGAAAGATAACGTCCACCGAGGCCAAGATGTCCGTGAAAGGTATCGTCGCAGACAGCAAGGAGGGCATGCGTCGCGGCTGGAAGGGCACGGCTGTTGGCTCCTTCCTCGGCTTCTTCGTCGGGATTCTGCCTGCAGCCGGCGCAACACCGGGCTCACTCATGTCCTACGGCGTGGCAAAGATGCTGGCCAAGAACCCGCAGGAATTCGGCCAAGGCCATCCGGGCGGCGTCGCCGCACCAGAAGCGGCGAACAACTCCGCCTCCACCGGTGCTATGCTGCCGATGCTGACTCTTGGCATTCCGGGCTCTCCCACGACGGCAATTCTGCTTGGCGGCATGGTGATCTGGGGGCTAACCCCCGGACCCCGCCTCTTCGTCGATCAGAGCGAGTTCGTCTGGGGCTTGATCGGATCCTTCTATGTCTCCAACGTGGCGGCGGTGGTGGTCAACCTCGCGTTCATTCCGCTGTTTATCTGGATGCTGCGCATGCCTTTCACAATCCTCGCACCGATCATCTTCGTGCTTTCGGTGACGGGTGGCTACGCGGCAACCAAGGACATGCATGATGTCTGGCTGATGCTGCTCTTCGGTCTCTCAGCGTTCTTCCTGCGCAAGTTCGACTATCCTCTTGCGCCGGCGGTTCTGGCCATCGTGCTGGGCCCGATTGCGGAACCGACACTGCGGCAATCCCTTCTGCTGTCGTCGGGGGATCCCTCGATCTTCTTCACCCGCCCGATTGCGGGACCGATCACGGTAATCGCGATCATCCTGATCCTGTTGCCGCTCTTGAAGTTGATCAAGGATCGGATCGGGGGCAAACGGGCGAACGCCTGA
- a CDS encoding tripartite tricarboxylate transporter TctB family protein, which produces MRLGEIVTAGILALLSIYLMWESTELNIGYIRGEGPGGGAWPFWLAAVMLVSTVLIAINWARRTSPPSQSEEPVLDSQGKKTLIFVGGGLFGFIALINIISMYGAMMVFLTYYLKFLGRHSWLLTLVFAITFPIAFFFFFEGLMRITMPKGMDFTSPVFNVLYDIIY; this is translated from the coding sequence ATGCGACTTGGTGAAATTGTAACAGCTGGAATTCTTGCTCTCTTATCCATCTATCTGATGTGGGAAAGCACAGAACTCAATATCGGCTACATCAGGGGCGAAGGCCCCGGAGGTGGTGCCTGGCCATTTTGGCTGGCCGCGGTCATGCTTGTTTCGACGGTTCTGATCGCAATCAACTGGGCACGGCGGACTTCTCCGCCGTCCCAATCCGAAGAACCCGTGCTCGACTCACAGGGCAAGAAGACGCTCATCTTTGTCGGTGGCGGGTTGTTCGGCTTCATCGCGCTCATCAACATCATCTCGATGTACGGTGCGATGATGGTATTCCTGACGTACTATCTGAAGTTTCTGGGCAGGCATTCCTGGCTCCTGACGCTCGTCTTTGCGATCACCTTCCCCATCGCCTTCTTCTTCTTCTTTGAAGGTCTGATGCGGATCACGATGCCCAAGGGAATGGACTTCACGTCGCCTGTTTTCAACGTCCTGTACGATATCATCTACTGA
- a CDS encoding Bug family tripartite tricarboxylate transporter substrate binding protein — protein MKTTKRTFVTMMGATALALTGFANPAHAWEPTKPIDFVIMAGAGGGADQIARFLQSVAEKKDLTNRPLIPNNKGGGSGAEALIALQGTGDPDHTILVTLNSFFTTPLRQSNLGIDIQTFTPIAMMGVDPFVLWVHKDQGINTFEEYLETVKGDGEFVMGGTGKGQEDSIVIAYMSEAFDLDIKYIPYDGGGAVAKDLAGKQIMATVNNPAEAKGFYESGDFVPLLAFSDERMPAYPDVPTMKEKGHDFSYYNQRAVVGAPGMSEEAAEYYRDLFTKIYESDEWQAYLESESLSPLWMNADEQREYWDTQVVRHTELLAAMGE, from the coding sequence ATGAAAACGACTAAACGTACTTTCGTAACGATGATGGGCGCCACGGCGCTTGCGCTTACAGGTTTTGCAAACCCGGCCCATGCTTGGGAGCCCACCAAACCGATAGATTTTGTCATCATGGCGGGTGCCGGCGGCGGCGCTGACCAGATCGCACGGTTTCTCCAGTCGGTCGCCGAAAAAAAGGACCTCACCAATCGTCCTCTGATCCCGAACAACAAGGGCGGCGGTTCCGGCGCGGAAGCCTTGATCGCTCTGCAGGGTACGGGTGATCCGGATCATACAATTTTGGTGACACTCAACTCTTTCTTCACCACGCCACTTCGGCAGTCCAACCTTGGTATCGATATCCAGACCTTCACGCCAATCGCGATGATGGGCGTCGATCCGTTCGTGCTCTGGGTGCACAAGGACCAGGGCATCAATACGTTCGAGGAGTACCTCGAGACCGTAAAAGGCGATGGTGAATTCGTCATGGGCGGCACCGGTAAGGGCCAGGAAGACAGCATCGTCATTGCGTACATGTCGGAAGCCTTCGATCTCGACATCAAGTACATCCCCTACGATGGCGGTGGTGCCGTGGCCAAGGATCTTGCTGGTAAGCAGATCATGGCGACGGTGAACAACCCGGCGGAAGCCAAAGGCTTCTACGAGTCCGGAGATTTCGTCCCACTTCTCGCGTTCTCCGATGAGCGTATGCCGGCCTATCCGGACGTCCCGACGATGAAGGAAAAAGGGCATGACTTCAGCTACTACAACCAGCGTGCGGTTGTCGGAGCGCCGGGCATGTCGGAGGAAGCCGCTGAATACTATCGGGACTTGTTCACCAAGATCTACGAATCCGACGAGTGGCAGGCCTATCTCGAATCCGAGAGCCTCTCCCCCCTTTGGATGAACGCCGACGAGCAGAGAGAGTACTGGGACACGCAAGTGGTCCGGCATACCGAACTGCTCGCCGCAATGGGCGAATAA
- a CDS encoding universal stress protein codes for MIRTIMMPVRGDGKAPNVLCFAAALARTHGAHIAAVHCRPRPEDLLPYGVPISKKLQEQILKNSAQVAEHEDMAVRKELISLAAELSLPVVDGPNGVGASVSFSDATGRQVDVIKRKGRLVDVIAVAKPDRDRNIGINTMQVALFNSGRPVLMCPPNAEAPEKLGTHVALAWNGSAESARALSQSLPVIHEAQNVSILTNGTDAGPGTTVDEVLHYLAAHDTKAQVVNFKATRNIGAALLAETSSIGADMLIMGAYGDSHERETLLGGNTQTVVDQSDIPILFSH; via the coding sequence ATGATCCGCACGATCATGATGCCCGTTCGCGGCGATGGCAAAGCACCTAACGTGCTGTGCTTCGCCGCGGCACTGGCCAGAACCCATGGCGCGCACATCGCCGCCGTGCATTGCCGACCGCGCCCGGAAGATCTCCTGCCTTACGGCGTACCGATTTCAAAGAAGCTCCAAGAGCAGATCCTCAAGAACTCCGCACAAGTTGCCGAGCATGAAGACATGGCGGTGCGCAAGGAACTCATCTCGCTGGCGGCGGAGCTTTCGCTTCCGGTCGTCGATGGCCCGAACGGCGTCGGCGCGTCTGTCTCTTTTTCGGATGCGACGGGCCGCCAGGTTGATGTGATCAAGAGGAAAGGTCGTCTGGTAGACGTCATTGCAGTCGCCAAACCCGACCGCGACCGGAACATTGGCATCAACACAATGCAGGTGGCGCTGTTCAACTCCGGTCGACCTGTGCTGATGTGCCCGCCGAACGCCGAGGCGCCCGAGAAGCTCGGAACCCACGTGGCACTTGCTTGGAACGGCAGTGCAGAATCCGCACGGGCTCTCAGCCAGAGCCTGCCGGTAATACACGAGGCGCAGAACGTATCGATTCTCACGAATGGAACGGATGCCGGGCCCGGAACGACAGTTGATGAAGTTTTGCACTACCTGGCCGCCCATGACACGAAAGCGCAGGTGGTCAACTTTAAGGCGACCCGTAACATCGGCGCAGCATTGCTGGCCGAAACGTCATCAATCGGCGCTGACATGCTGATTATGGGCGCATATGGAGACAGTCACGAGCGGGAGACGCTGCTCGGTGGCAATACACAAACCGTTGTCGATCAATCGGACATACCTATCCTTTTTAGTCACTGA
- the ectB gene encoding diaminobutyrate--2-oxoglutarate transaminase has product MSTKTSHMPIFKRRESNARSYCRGFDTVFSTASGAEMTDTAGRTYIDFLAGCSSLNYGHNDPDMKTALIEHISGDGVTHGLDMHTEAKGAFIETFEEHVLRPRAMDHKLMFVGPTGANAVEAAMKIARKSTGRTNIIAFTNGFHGVTQGALAATGNGYHRGGAGTALNDVTRLPYDGYMGTDVDTSDLLRAMLEDPSSGMDAPAAILLETVQGEGGLNAASADWITSIAKLARKHGALLIIDDIQAGCGRTGSFFSFDDMGITPDIVTLAKSVSGFGLPMGLVLVRPEHDVMGPAEHNGTFRGNTHAFVTARVAIEKFWSDERLKADIERRASLIEDGLRTIAGMVPGAYLKGRGMMRGVDVGSGELAGEICAHAFDKGLIVETSGSDDEVVKILAPLTIPDALLEKGLNVLIDAAQSVTSQTTIAAE; this is encoded by the coding sequence ATGTCTACGAAAACCTCCCACATGCCCATTTTCAAACGCCGTGAATCCAATGCCCGCAGCTATTGCCGCGGCTTCGATACGGTCTTCTCAACAGCCAGCGGTGCCGAGATGACCGATACGGCGGGCCGAACATATATAGATTTCCTGGCCGGCTGCTCTTCGTTGAACTATGGGCACAATGACCCGGATATGAAAACAGCACTGATCGAGCACATCTCCGGCGACGGCGTTACCCACGGCCTTGATATGCATACCGAAGCAAAAGGCGCGTTTATCGAGACGTTCGAAGAGCACGTCCTTAGGCCGCGCGCAATGGATCACAAGCTGATGTTTGTTGGACCAACAGGTGCCAACGCGGTCGAGGCAGCGATGAAGATCGCCCGCAAATCCACGGGCAGAACCAACATTATCGCGTTCACCAACGGCTTTCATGGCGTCACGCAAGGTGCTTTGGCAGCCACTGGCAATGGCTATCACCGAGGCGGTGCGGGCACTGCCCTCAACGATGTCACGCGCCTGCCTTACGATGGCTACATGGGCACGGATGTCGATACCTCCGACTTGTTGAGGGCGATGCTGGAAGATCCCTCTTCCGGTATGGATGCACCCGCAGCCATTTTGCTGGAGACGGTTCAGGGCGAAGGGGGGCTGAATGCCGCCAGTGCCGACTGGATCACTTCGATAGCAAAACTGGCCAGAAAGCATGGCGCACTCCTGATCATTGACGATATCCAGGCGGGATGCGGGCGGACGGGCTCGTTCTTCTCTTTCGACGACATGGGCATCACGCCGGACATCGTGACGCTGGCGAAGTCCGTTTCGGGCTTCGGCCTGCCGATGGGGCTCGTCCTGGTGCGACCGGAACACGATGTAATGGGGCCGGCCGAACATAACGGAACCTTCCGCGGCAATACTCATGCCTTCGTAACCGCGCGGGTCGCCATCGAAAAATTCTGGTCGGACGAACGCCTGAAAGCCGACATCGAGCGCAGAGCTTCTTTGATCGAAGACGGGCTCAGGACCATCGCCGGCATGGTTCCAGGTGCTTACCTCAAGGGACGCGGCATGATGCGCGGGGTTGACGTTGGTTCAGGTGAACTTGCAGGAGAGATATGCGCACACGCCTTCGACAAGGGCCTCATCGTGGAAACGTCAGGTTCTGATGACGAGGTGGTTAAGATCCTCGCACCTTTGACGATACCCGATGCCCTTCTGGAAAAGGGCCTGAATGTGCTCATTGATGCAGCCCAGAGCGTCACCAGTCAAACCACGATTGCAGCGGAGTAA